The Acidimicrobiales bacterium genome contains the following window.
CAGGTGCGAGCCGTAGAGCACCACGATGCCGGCGGCCAGGAGGGCCTCGAGCACCAGCAGCTGGACGACGACGGCAGCCGCCTTGCCGAGAAAGATCCCGGCCGGATCGAGACCCGAGAGACGGAGGCCGTCGCGCGCCGAGTCGGCCGCTTCCATCGCAAAGCTGCGTTGCACCGCCAGCAACGAGCACAACAGCACCGCCACCCAGAAGAGCCCGGCGGTCGCCCTGGTCAACACGCCCCGGCTCGGGTCCAGTGCGAAGGCGAACAGCACGAGCACCACCAGGGCGAACGGCGCGACCTGGTTCGTGGCGACGCGCGAGCGGAGCTCGACTCTGAGGTCCTTGCCGGCCACGAGCAGCGCGTCACGCCACATGGACCGGCTCCCCGGTCGGCGACTCGGCCGGGACGTCGACGCGGCCGCGACCGGTGCCCTGCTCGACATCGGTCGCCGCGGCCAACGACTCCTCCCCCACGACCTGACCACCGGCCATCCTCGCCACCCTCCCGGCGATGGCCCCGGCGCGGTCGGTCTCGTGGGAAGCCAGGATGACCGTGGCACCGGTGCCCGACGCCGCCAGCACCGCCTCGTCGAGAATGTCGCGCCCGGCGGCGTCCAAGCCGGCGTGGGGTTCGTCGAGCAGCCAGAGCCGCGGGGCCCGAGCGACCACGGAGGCGATGGCGACGCGCCGCCGCTGTCCAGCCGACAGCTTGCCGACGACCGTGTGGCGGAGGCGCCCGTCGAGGCCGAGGCGGGACAGGGCCTGGTCGACCGCGCCCTGATCGCCCCGCGCCGCCCGCACGATGAACCGGAGGTTGTCCGCCACGGTCAGGTCGTCGTAGAGGAAGCTGGCGTGCCCCAGCAGGGCCAACGAGCGCCGCACCGAGCGCCGGTCCTGACGCAGGTCGTGCCCGAGGACGTGGGCCTCGCCGGCGGATACGGCCAAGAGTCCTGCGCACGCCCGCAGCAGGCTCGTCTTCCCGGCTCCGTTCGGACCGGTGACGAGCAGGATCTCACCGGAGGCTACGTCGAGATCGACGCCGGCCAGGGCCGGAAAGCGCCCCACGAGGGCGACGGCAGCACGGAAGCGGACAGCAGCGGCCATGAAGTACGGGACGACATGCTACGGGTGAGGCCCGCCGCGCTTCCAAAGCGCCCCCGAGCATGCTCGCGGCCCCCGGCGGGTCTCCGGGGGGCCGCGAGCAATGGGGGAGTTGGCTCAGCCGGCCTTGAAGCCGCTGTCGATGATCCGGCGCGCCGCGACGCCGCCCTGCCGGTTCACCAGCCCGGCCTCGATGACCTCGCTGGTCGCGATGGAGGTCGGAGCCTCCTTGGTCACCTTCTGGCCCTGGCCCTGGTACTTCGCGGCCTTGGTGGAGCCGGTCAGGCTGAACGTCGTCGAGTGCCCGTCGGGCTCGACCACGGTCATCGTGCCCTGGTTCGACAGCCCGCCGGTCGAGCTCACGTTGGTGACCTTGCCGATGACGTGAGTGCGGCGCTGCTTCGCCGGCTTCGCGGTCGGCGCGGGCGCAGCGGCGCCCGGGGTGGCCGGGGTCGCCGAGGGCGTGCTCGACGGAGTGTCGGCAAAGGCGACGGCCCCGCCGAGCACGCCGCCGGCGAGGATGGCCGAGGCCACCCCGACGCGTAGGGGGTGGTTGAAGAGCAGCTGCTTCACAGTTTGGTCCCAGGTCCTTTCCTGATCGGGTACGGGGGACATGCTCACCGAGCGATGTGTGGGACCCGCAAGGAGGATGTGAGCAGCGTGTGAGGGACCGTCCGGAGCCTGCTGGCCGCCGTCACTGGATGACGGCGATCACGTCCCCCTCCTGGACCTGATCGTCGGGGCGCACCCGCACCTCGGCGATGGTGCCGCCGGCCGGGGACTCGACAGGGATCTCCATCTTCATCGACTCGAGGATCGCGATCGTGTCGCCCACGGCAACGGCCTGGCCGACCTCGACGTGCACCTGCCAGACGTTGGCCGTGATCTCGGCCCTGACCTCTGCCACTCCCGCTCCTCCCGGCTCCTCGGCGGTCACGCACAGTACCCGGGCCGGCGGATGACACCATCATGAGCACCATGGATGCCGACGAGATCATCGAGCACTTGCAGCTGACGCCGCATCCCGAGGGCGGGTCGTACCGGCAGACGTGGCGCGCTCCCACCGAGACGAACGAGCGTGCCGCAGGGAGCGCCATCTACTTCCTGCTCCGCCGGGGTGAGGTCTCCCGGTGGCACCGGGTCGACGCCGCCGAGGTCTGGCACTACTACGAGGGAGCCCCGCTGGAGGTCGCGATCTCCACCGATGGAGCAACCGTGCGGCTGGTCGCTCTCGGACCCGATCTGGCTGCGGGTCAGCGACCCCAGTTCGTCGTGCCCGCCGACGCCTGGCAGCGCGCCCGCAGCCTGGGGGACCACACGCTGGTTGGGTGCACGGTCTCGCCCGCGTTCGAGTTCGCCGGTTTCGAGGTCGCCGACCCCGACTGGCAGCCTGGCCGCTAACCAGCACCTTCGAACTACCGCCCGGCGATAGGAGACGTCGGCCCGTCACAACCTTCTCAGATGCTGGCAGGCAGCACCCTGCTGATGGCGGCGAACAAGAAGAACAGGGCAGCGAGGAAGGCCGGAGCACCCAAAATGTAGACGAGCCAGCGGCGACGTCTGAGGCGGGTCGCAAGCCAGATTCCGACAGCCACAGCCGCGGTCGCCAGCCCCCAGGCGACCACCGGCAACGACGAACCGGTGTCGCCGGCCAGGGTGGGTGTCGCTCGACTCGGGCCGGCGGGCACCGTAGCGGTGGGCGTGGGAGGTCCGACCAGCGAGGCCTGGACGATGAGGCGGTGACTCGCGCTGTAGCGGGGAGTGCATGTCGTCAGCGTGAGCTCGTCGGTCCCAGTTGGCGCGACGACGGAGACGTCGGATGGCTCCACCACGAGCGATCGGCTGACGTCGTACCGAAAGGTGCCCTGAGAAGTGGTGACCATGACCGGGTCCCCCGGCACGAGGTCATTCAAACGAGAGAACGGGGCACCATAGGTGGTGCGGTGCCCGGCGATGCTGGCGTTGCCCGGTTGACCCGGTAAGGGAGTGCCCCGGTAATGACCAGGTCCTTGCCGAAGGTCGGCCGTGCCTGTGCCCTCGACGATTGCCTTGTCCAAACCCAGTTTTGGGATCGTGATGATTCCGACGGCACTCCCCTCGGGTGGCGGGCTCGGTGGAGCGCGGCCTCCGGTCACCGGTGGGAGACCCTCCGGCACTGACGTCGTGGCCGGACGTGTCGACTGCCGGCCTGAGAGCTGGTGCCGGAGAACATCCTGGCTGTGGGATTCCGACAGCCCGGTGCCCCACAGTTGGTAGGCGACGAATGCCAGCACCAAGGCGCCGAGGCCGATCATCACGCGGCCGATCCCAGCTATCACCCTCCCCATTGCCACCTGGTCAAGCTAGGAGCGGCCCAACGGGTAGCGCCGGGGTCAGCCACGGTCGTAGTCGTCGTCGAATCCTCCCGAGTGATATTGGGGCGTCGCGGATGTGCCGCCTATTTGAGGCAATCGTCACTCGATCGAGGTGCTGTAGGGGCGGGCGGCCACCGAGCCCGCCGGCCAACCAAATCGGTTCGACCGGCGGGCTCGGATGGCTGACTCGCCTAACTGGTCTGGACCGAGCTGAGGCGCTGTCGCCGCCTCGACCAGAAGATGAGGAGGCCGCCAACCCCGAAGAGCGCCAGGGCCAACAGGACAAGACTCGAAGCGGCGATACCGGTAAAGGCCAGCTGACCAGTCGTCGGCTGATTCACCGTCGACGGGCTCGCGCCCGCGGCGACGGGAGTCTGGCTGCCCGACACTGTGGCGCCACCGAGGAGCGCGGCTTCGGGCGAGGTCACGAAGGCGACCAGGAGTGCGCCAGACGATGGTGCCCCCGAAAGTGTGGGAACACCTGGGCCACCTGGGCCACCTGGGCTGCCTGGGCCACCTGGGCTGCCTGGGCTACCTGGGCCGCCGGGACCACCTGGCCCGCCGGGACCACCTGGGCCGCCGGGACCACCTGGGCCGGTCGTCCCACAATCTCCGCTCGCGCTGCCGCCGAG
Protein-coding sequences here:
- the ccmA gene encoding heme ABC exporter ATP-binding protein CcmA is translated as MAAAVRFRAAVALVGRFPALAGVDLDVASGEILLVTGPNGAGKTSLLRACAGLLAVSAGEAHVLGHDLRQDRRSVRRSLALLGHASFLYDDLTVADNLRFIVRAARGDQGAVDQALSRLGLDGRLRHTVVGKLSAGQRRRVAIASVVARAPRLWLLDEPHAGLDAAGRDILDEAVLAASGTGATVILASHETDRAGAIAGRVARMAGGQVVGEESLAAATDVEQGTGRGRVDVPAESPTGEPVHVA
- a CDS encoding heme exporter protein CcmB — its product is MWRDALLVAGKDLRVELRSRVATNQVAPFALVVLVLFAFALDPSRGVLTRATAGLFWVAVLLCSLLAVQRSFAMEAADSARDGLRLSGLDPAGIFLGKAAAVVVQLLVLEALLAAGIVVLYGSHLHGALLLLGSTSTATVGLAAAGTVYGVLAAGLRVRETLLPLLLLPVVAPVLLGATRAWEAALSGTPADGNAWLQLLGVFAVIYVTVGVIAFGPLLEDG
- a CDS encoding class E sortase, translating into MGRVIAGIGRVMIGLGALVLAFVAYQLWGTGLSESHSQDVLRHQLSGRQSTRPATTSVPEGLPPVTGGRAPPSPPPEGSAVGIITIPKLGLDKAIVEGTGTADLRQGPGHYRGTPLPGQPGNASIAGHRTTYGAPFSRLNDLVPGDPVMVTTSQGTFRYDVSRSLVVEPSDVSVVAPTGTDELTLTTCTPRYSASHRLIVQASLVGPPTPTATVPAGPSRATPTLAGDTGSSLPVVAWGLATAAVAVGIWLATRLRRRRWLVYILGAPAFLAALFFLFAAISRVLPASI
- a CDS encoding biotin/lipoyl-binding carrier protein, coding for MAEVRAEITANVWQVHVEVGQAVAVGDTIAILESMKMEIPVESPAGGTIAEVRVRPDDQVQEGDVIAVIQ
- a CDS encoding cupin domain-containing protein, which produces MSTMDADEIIEHLQLTPHPEGGSYRQTWRAPTETNERAAGSAIYFLLRRGEVSRWHRVDAAEVWHYYEGAPLEVAISTDGATVRLVALGPDLAAGQRPQFVVPADAWQRARSLGDHTLVGCTVSPAFEFAGFEVADPDWQPGR